GAGAACTCCTTAAATGCAATGGCTGTCCGGGTCACACTGAGAAGCGAGTGACCACATCCAGCCCCCTAAGCCCGTCGGGACGTCACTGCATTAGGTGTTCGGCAAGCCTCACAACTATAAGCAGCGACTCTAATTAAAACATAAGACTATTGAGCTAACGGGACACGATAGCTCAATAAAACAATGGAGGCAGCCGACCAACGTGATCGGCTGCCTTTGTTCATTTGCTTAATAATAGTATTGTCGAGAAATAAGAACATGGTACCATTCAGGGAAATACATTTACTAAATCTAAGAGGGAAAAGGGAGTACGGCAAAGGGTACAAGTTCTTGTCCTCCGAGAACAACTGATGATTAATCATGAACATTCCAGCCACCAGATACTTTGATCAATTACATATGTCCCAAATACAGCCTTTGACTAAGCAAAGAAGAAAAGGACCTGCGGTGTCAGGTCTTTTTCTTCAGTGAACATCGAAGACTTGCTTTAAGAAATCGGGTTACCTTTGATATTCATCTGGATGTATCCCCTTCTATATACAGACAAAGCACGATACAGACAAAGCACGGATTTTGTGATTAAATGTAAACTAAAGTTGATTGTTGGTTGGGAATTTTGGGCAAATAGGTTGGAAATTTAGGGTAATAAGTAATGGGAGCGTTCATAGGGGGAAACAATATGCATAGCAAAGGGTCTTTCAGGAAATTCGCATGGAGGACAAGCTTGCTGTCGATGGCGGCAGTATTGCTGCTGTCCGGATGTGGTGGTAAGCAGCAGGCAGAGTCTGTCCCGGCGCCGGTGGTGGAGGCTCCGATCGAGCAGCCAGTGGAAGTGCCTCAGGAGAATGCATCTTCTCCATATAAGGCACCTCTGACCGGATTGCCGTTAGAAGCGTCACTGACGCAGCGGCCGCTGGCCGTTATGATCAATAACGCCCCGGCGGCAAGGCCGCAGTCGGGTCTGGGACAAGCGGACATGGTGTATGAAGTGCTGGCGGAGGGAGGGATCACGCGTTTGATCGGCATTTTCCAAAGCCAGAGCGGCATTGAGAAGATCGGGCCGATTCGCAGCATTCGTCCTTATCTGATCAATCTAGGCGAGAGCTACGGCGGCGTTCTTGTGCATGCTGGTGGCAGCCCTGAAGCTTATAGCATCATCCAAAAGCAAGGCAAGCAGGATATGGACGAGATCGGAAATGCAGGCTCTTTCTTCTGGAGAGACAAGGAACGCAAAGCGCCGCATAATCTGTATTCCAGCGACGAGAAGCTCCGTGAAGGAGCAGCCAAGCTTAATTATGGCAACGACGTGAAAGTGCCGCAATATTCGTTCTATATGGAGCCGGCGGCTGCAAGCGGCGATGGTGCAGAGGGAACGGCGCCTGTGGAGGTTGTTTCCGGTGAACCCGGGGAGAAGGTAGAAATCAAATTTTTACTGGATAGTTATGTGGTGGCTTATGAGTATGACGGTTCGACCAATACGTACAAACGGTGGGTCAACGGATCGCCGCATGTGGATCTCAACGATAACGTTCAGTTGGAGGCCGCGAATGTAATTGTGCTGGGGGCGGATCATAAAGTGCTGGATGATGTGGGCCGGCTTGCCGTGAATGTGGAAACGGGCGGGAAAGCGATGCTGTTCCAGCGCGGAGAAGTCATCGAGGGGCAGTGGGTACGCGCAGCGGGCGATGCGATCCGTTTCGTGAAGGACGGCAAGGAAGTGCCGTTGGTGCCGGGAACGACGTATTTCAACATTGTGCCGAATTCGCCTTCTTTTGAAAGCCATGTGACCATTACGAATCCTTGATGCATAAGATGTGGATGGAAGATGCTCTGTCGGGATAATTTGCACTCATACGGAGATGTTAATAGGCAGGAGAATTGAAGCGATATCCATGCATCTTCTTTTTTGTTAGTTCCTTACATTTCTGAGTGTTACTTTTCTATACACACCCTGCCATGGATGTGATAAGATAGTCAAGGTTGTCTATCTTTTGAGGGCGTTCGCGGCAATTTATCGAAAAAAGGGGTTAAGAGTATGAAATTGAAGAAGAAGGATATATTCTTCCAAACGCTGGAGAATATGGCCGATACGGTGGTACAAGCCGCAGATTATTTTTCGCAGCACGTTTCCAATCTTCAAGATGTGCTTGAATTTGCCAATGAAATGAAAAAATACGAGTCCCAGTGTGATACCTATACACATACCATCATTACTGAACTCAACAAAACGTTTATCACGCCAATCGAACGCGATGATATTATGGACCTGACAACCAGCATGGACGATGTGATGGACGGATTGGAAGCAACCGCATCCCGGTTCTATATGTACAATTTGGGGAAACCTGACGAGTACATGGTACAGTTTGCTGAAATTCTGCGTCAATCGGCTTACGAAATTCAGAAAGCCATTCATTTGCTCTCTCAAAAGAAACTTCTGGCTATTCGTGAGTACACGATCCGCTTGAACGATCTGGAGAACCAAGGCGACGAGCTGCTGCGCATCTGCATCAAGGATCTGTTCGCCACCGTCTCTGACCCGATTCTGCTGATCAAGAAAAAAGAGATTTACGAACGTCTTGAAACGACCACGGACACCTGCGAAGACGTGGCTAATATGCTGGAATCCATCATTATGCGCAACTCGTAAGGGAGTCCTGAACAATGGATACAACGATGTTAGTATTAGTAATTGTTGTTTTTTTGGCGCTTGCATTTGACTTCATCAACGGGTTCCACGATACGGCGAATGCCATTGCAACGTCGGTATCAACCCGGGCCTTGAAGCCGCGGGTAGCCATATTGCTTGCAGCCAGCATGAACTTCATCGGTGCGATGATGTTCACGGGGGTTGCCAAAACCATCGGCGGCAGCGTCGCGGATCCGACCAAGCTGGATAACGGGATCGAGGTTGTTATTGCAACATTGCTTGCAGCCATCATCTGGAACCTGGTTACCTGGTGGTTCGGATTGCCATCATCCTCTTCCCATGCTCTAATCGGGGCATTGGCCGGTGCGGTATTTGTCGGCGCGGGAAGCGACATGCTGAATTACGCCGGATTTAAGGATATCGTCTTGGCGTTGATCCTATCGCCAATCATTGCCTTTGTGATCGGTTATCTGGTTATGCAGCTGCTCAAGGTTATCTTTGCTAAACACAGCCCGCATACGGTGAATAAAGGCTTCCGTACGATGCAAATTTTTACGGCAGCACTTCAATCCTTCACGCACGGCACCAACGATGCACAGAAGGCGATGGGGATTATCACCTTTGCTCTGGTCACCTCCGGTCAATTGACAGAGATGGAAGTTCCGCTCTGGGTTAAAATTTCTGCAGCGACAGCGATGGCGCTCGGGACCTCGATCGGTGGCTGGAAGATCATCAAGACCATGGGTACGAAAATTTTCAAAATCGAGCCGATCAACGGGTTCGCAGCTGACTTCTCGGCCGCATCCGTCATTTTCTCGGCTACGCTGCTTCATCTGCCGATCAGTACAACCCATGCGATCACCTCGGCAATTCTCGGTGTAGGCTCAGCGAAACGCTTCTCCGCCGTGAAATGGTCTCTGGCAGGACGCATTATTGTGACTTGGTTTATTACGATTCCGATTACGGCTGTACTGGCAGGAATCATATTTAAAATTCTTTTCTAAAACGTAATTACACATAGATAATGGATAGTAGTGGGCCAATCAGGAAGCGATTGGCTTTTTTTGTCTAACGAAACCGAAGGTGCAGGGAAAGGAGAGCTTATCATGATTCGCACGTTCGCTATTACGCCAAGTTATGAAGCGGTAATCGGCCTTCCACTTGAAGAGATCCATATTGAGGATTACGCCTGGGTCTGGGTCGATTTCAGTGAGCCCACGCCGGAGGAGGCCCGGATGCTGGAGAGCTACTTTCACTTTCATCCGCTGGCGGTGGAGGACTGCCTGCACATCCTGCAGCGGCCGAAGCTGGATTATTACGAACAGATGCAGTTTTTTGTTCTGCATGCCCTTCAGCCGGATACTCTGGAAGCTGTCGAGGTGGATCTGTTTCTTGCACCTTCGTTTATTGTCTCCTTCCACGAAAAGGCGCTGCCCGAAATGAATGACGCTTGGGAACGCGTGACCTCGGTCGCCGGTAAGGGTCGGCTGGGTCAGGACGGTCCGAGCTTCACGGCCTATACGATCATGGATAAGCTGGTGGATCAGTACTTCCCCAGCTTGTTTGCCATCGAGGACGAGCTGGCCGAGCTGGAAAGCCGAGGCGAGAAGGATTCGGTCGAGGAGCTAATGAATCAGGTGTTTGCGCTGCGTTCGAGGCTGCTTCGCCTGCGGCGGACGGTTGTGCCGATGCGGGATTTGCTGTACCGGATCGTGAACTCGCAGCATTTGGAGCACCACGCGCACCATGCTTATTTTTCCGACATCTACGACCATCTGCTGAAGCTGGCGGACATGATCGAGGCCGACCGCGAAATGACGGCGGATCTTCGGGACAGCTACATATCGGTGAATTCGAACCGGATGAATACCATCATGAAGACATTAACGGTGATCACGACCATCTTCATGCCGCTCACCCTGATTGCCGGGATTTATGGGATGAATTTTCAGAATATGCCGGAGCTGGAGTGGCATTACGGTTACTTCTTCGTGCTGATTCTCATGTTTGTGCTTGGCGGGGGCATGGTGATGTGGTTTATGCGCAGAGGCTGGTTTAAATAAAAAGGTTTATTATGACGTGGACATCGTGATGCCATTCGGAAATAGAGGCATGTTAGTCAGAGTATCGGTGGTCCAAGTCCTTGCTGGGGAAGTTATCGGATAGGCGGGAAAGGTTGTCCTGCATCATAAGGCGAATGCTAAATCGCTGGGGTTTCTTGTTTCTCCGTAAGGGGTAAAGGCTTGCAGAGGAGGGACTGCATATGAAACTCAGGCTCAAACCACATCCCAAGAAGCGTTCATCGCGTCAACCAGATGAGCCTTTGCGTTCCCGGCTGCTGCGCCGGATGCTTCGCTTGGCTTGGAAGCGAAAACGAAAGCTGGCCGTTACGAACCGCTATGAGGTGGGCATGGTCATCAGTGAGATTGCGACCGGCCTGTTGTTCATTGCAGGCAGCATCATGATGTTCTATCCCCATATGAAGCGAATCCCGACCGTACTGTACCTGCTGGGCAGTATTATGATGCTGCTGCGTTCCGGTTTGCGCGGCTCCTATTGGTTTCGGTTAAAATCACTCGAAAGCGTCGAGAATAAAGAAGCCAGCCCCGAAGGGGACTGGACGCGCTGATGAGGATATATAGGTTGATAAAAGGATATGGCTCCGGTCTAGAGTAACAGACTGGAGCCTGCTGCATGATGTATGATGTTCGGATGATCCCGCCTATGGCGACCTTCAAACGTTTCTGCTAAACCAATTGTGTCAAATATCCTTCAATGATCAAGGATACGGTGTTTCTGTGACTGAGACGGTACGGTTTAAAGTCTACCGAGCTACATAGATCAACGGCGACGTCTACTTTTGCCGGATGGTCTGCGCGAGCCGGAGCGGCGCCGGCTTCCCGAGGAACGGCGGCGTCTTCTCGGTCTGTATTCGTAGGCGTCCTCATTCTGGTCCGTAAATGTGTTTGGAGAGGATCCGCTTTTGCCTTTCTTCTTAAGTGCGCCTGCCAGCACGGAGAATATGGGGGCAAGCTGCTGGAAGCCCTGCATGAGCTTTTGTACCTTGCCAATGTTGTTGACGATGCCGTCGATGCCGCCCATCCGGTCGATGAGTCCCTTAACGTCGCTCATATTGTTGACCCCGAGCCCGCCGAGGAGCTTGCTTAATCCGCCTCCACTGCCGCTGCCGCTGCTGCCTCCTCCGCCAAGGAGACCTGCCAGGCCACCGCCGCCGGAATTCGTGGATGGAGCCAGAGCCGAAGCCGAAGCCTCCATGTCCGTTACACCGTCAGTATATGGATATAACGCGGTTTCGCCCACTTCCGGATAATCGCTGTATGGAGAGATGCCAGGGTATGGCGATGGCGCCTGGGGCAGTGATTCATTTTCAATGAGGGAGCGCTGGTTGGTCGGTCGACGGTGATAATAGTGAGAATGACGCGTCATGATATCACTTTCCTTTTTGAGTTAAGATACAATACTGTATGATGCGGGCGGGCGATGGGTTTAGGCGGATGTCCCGATTTTCGGGATAGGAGCGGAATCGGGCGATAGCCTAGGAAGATTTT
Above is a window of Paenibacillus sp. FSL K6-1330 DNA encoding:
- a CDS encoding DUF3048 domain-containing protein; the encoded protein is MHSKGSFRKFAWRTSLLSMAAVLLLSGCGGKQQAESVPAPVVEAPIEQPVEVPQENASSPYKAPLTGLPLEASLTQRPLAVMINNAPAARPQSGLGQADMVYEVLAEGGITRLIGIFQSQSGIEKIGPIRSIRPYLINLGESYGGVLVHAGGSPEAYSIIQKQGKQDMDEIGNAGSFFWRDKERKAPHNLYSSDEKLREGAAKLNYGNDVKVPQYSFYMEPAAASGDGAEGTAPVEVVSGEPGEKVEIKFLLDSYVVAYEYDGSTNTYKRWVNGSPHVDLNDNVQLEAANVIVLGADHKVLDDVGRLAVNVETGGKAMLFQRGEVIEGQWVRAAGDAIRFVKDGKEVPLVPGTTYFNIVPNSPSFESHVTITNP
- a CDS encoding DUF47 family protein; this encodes MKLKKKDIFFQTLENMADTVVQAADYFSQHVSNLQDVLEFANEMKKYESQCDTYTHTIITELNKTFITPIERDDIMDLTTSMDDVMDGLEATASRFYMYNLGKPDEYMVQFAEILRQSAYEIQKAIHLLSQKKLLAIREYTIRLNDLENQGDELLRICIKDLFATVSDPILLIKKKEIYERLETTTDTCEDVANMLESIIMRNS
- a CDS encoding inorganic phosphate transporter, with the translated sequence MDTTMLVLVIVVFLALAFDFINGFHDTANAIATSVSTRALKPRVAILLAASMNFIGAMMFTGVAKTIGGSVADPTKLDNGIEVVIATLLAAIIWNLVTWWFGLPSSSSHALIGALAGAVFVGAGSDMLNYAGFKDIVLALILSPIIAFVIGYLVMQLLKVIFAKHSPHTVNKGFRTMQIFTAALQSFTHGTNDAQKAMGIITFALVTSGQLTEMEVPLWVKISAATAMALGTSIGGWKIIKTMGTKIFKIEPINGFAADFSAASVIFSATLLHLPISTTHAITSAILGVGSAKRFSAVKWSLAGRIIVTWFITIPITAVLAGIIFKILF
- the corA gene encoding magnesium/cobalt transporter CorA, with product MIRTFAITPSYEAVIGLPLEEIHIEDYAWVWVDFSEPTPEEARMLESYFHFHPLAVEDCLHILQRPKLDYYEQMQFFVLHALQPDTLEAVEVDLFLAPSFIVSFHEKALPEMNDAWERVTSVAGKGRLGQDGPSFTAYTIMDKLVDQYFPSLFAIEDELAELESRGEKDSVEELMNQVFALRSRLLRLRRTVVPMRDLLYRIVNSQHLEHHAHHAYFSDIYDHLLKLADMIEADREMTADLRDSYISVNSNRMNTIMKTLTVITTIFMPLTLIAGIYGMNFQNMPELEWHYGYFFVLILMFVLGGGMVMWFMRRGWFK
- a CDS encoding YrhK family protein, yielding MKLRLKPHPKKRSSRQPDEPLRSRLLRRMLRLAWKRKRKLAVTNRYEVGMVISEIATGLLFIAGSIMMFYPHMKRIPTVLYLLGSIMMLLRSGLRGSYWFRLKSLESVENKEASPEGDWTR